GCGCGATCAGCCCGGCCGCGATGAGCGGGCGCAGCAGGGCGATGGCGCCGGTCGCGTAGCAGCCGGGATTGGCGACACGGGGCGCCTCGGCGATCGCGCGCGCCTGCCCGCCGGTGAGTTCGGGAAAGCCATAGACCCAGCCGGGCGCGACGCGATGCGCGGTGCTGGCATCGAGGAGGCGCGGCGCGCTCGCCCCGAGCCCCTCGGCCAGCGCCACCGCCTCGCGCGCGGCGGCGTCGGGGAGACAGAGAATGACGAGATCGGCCGCCGCCATCGCCGCCCGCCGCGCGGATAGGCTTTTGCGTTCGCGCTCGGGGAGATGGAGCAGCGTGATCCCCGCAACCGCTTCCAGCCGGGCGCGGATGCCAAGCCCCGTCGTTCCCGCCTCGCCATCGATAAAAACGGTTTTGCTAGCCATCATCTCATCCATCACAATCACCCCGCTCTCCGCCATCGAAGGCCGAAGCGGCGGCGAAGGCAAGCCCAAGCCGGAGAAAAGTCCTTTTGCTTTGTCATTTGCGCGGCGGTGGCTTCATGGCGTGCTCACACCGACATCGGTAACCCGAAACAGCGGAATCCCACCGGCTGAGACCACACCCGCGGCGAGCGACAGCGGCAGATCGACCTCAGGCTTGCCGCCTTCCGCTGCCGGATGGGCAAGGAGATGCAGAACCGCGCCCAGCGCCTGCGCCGAGGCGTCGGCGATCACCCCCTGCCGCGCGAGGCTGGCGACGGCAGCATCGGGGTCGATGAGATGAAGAAATCCAACGCCTTCTGGCGCGAGGGTATCATCGAGGTCGAGCTTTGCCTCGCCCGACATCGTCGTCCCCCCCCAATCGGTGAGGGTGGCGGCGAGACGGAACGTGCCATGGTCGGCGCGCCAGGCGGCCTTGGTCGCGGCAAAATCGCGGCCGGCGGCCGGCGGCAGCGGCGCCAGGCTGGCATCGAGCGCGGCGCGGCCGATATGGGCGCCGAACGGCCACGCGATCGCCGCCGGCAGATCGATCCCGCCGGCCTGGCCATGCAGCGTCAAAGCGGCGGGCTCGGCCGTGGTCGAGAGCAGAAAATCGACCCGGTCGATCGTCAGAACCAGCCCGGAGGCCACGTCTTTCGGCGTCTGATCTGGCCGCACCGTGACGCGCCGCATCTCACCGGCGAGCGGTGACACCGCGTCCGTCGCGGTCAGGCTGGTGTGCAGCGCCGCAGTCTCGGCGGTGATCGCGAGCGGCGGCAGGAGCCCGAGTGTCGCGCGCGCCGTGCCGCGCGGGGTGATGAGGAGATCGCCCGGCGCGGTGAGGGCCACCGCGAGGTCGAGTTCCGGGAGCGTGAGCGCGACCCCGCCCGGCAGCGCCGCCCCGCCGCCCTTAAGCGCGAAATCCGGCACCACCAGCCGGGCGGCAAAGGGCCAGCCGGTGAGATGCACGGGACCGCTCTCGACCGCCCATCCCTCCGCCTGGCGCGCCGTCCGCCAGCCGTCATAGCTCGCGGTAATCATCCCCCCAGCCCAGCGCCAGACGAGATAATCCGCGCCCAGCAAGGCGAGCAGGCCGAGCAGAACAACCCCGAACAGCCAACGCAGTGCGCGTTTCATACCAGTAGCCTCGCGATGTGGCGGCGCAGCGCCGGCAAAAGCTCGGCACCGAACCAGGGATTGGCCCGCTCCCAGGCGGTGGTGCGCCAGGAAGGATGCGGAAGGGGCAGATAATGCGGCAAATAGCGACGAAAATCAGCCACTCTCTCGCCCATCCGGCCGCGCCCGAGGACGAAATCCTGGGCATAGCCGCCGACCAGGAGCGTCAATGCGATCCCCGGCATCAGCGGGCGAAAGCGCGGATGCCAGAGTGAAGCGCAGCCGGGGCGCGGCGGCGCATCGCCCCCGCGCGCAAGCCGCCCGGGATAGCAGAGGCCGACCGGCAGGATCGCGACCCGCGCGGTGTCGTAAAACACCGCCTCATCGATCCCGAGCCAGGCGCGAAGACGCCGGCCCGAGGCATCGGTGAACGGCACCCCGCTGTCATGCACCTTCGTGCCCGGCGCCTGGCCGATGATCAGAAGCCGCGCCGTCGCCGAGACGCGGAATACCGGCCGCGGGCCGAGCGGCAATTCGGCGGCGCAACGCACGCAGGCGCGGGCCTCGGCCGCGAGCGCGGTCAATGGATCGATCGTGGGCGTCTCAGCCAAGCGCGTAATCCACCTCGGCGGTATAGACCGCCTGCTCTTTGCCGAGGCGCGAGCTGAACAGAGTGAAATGTTCGACCGGCACCGGCGGCGCGCGAAACAGGTTATGCGCCTGCAAAAACGCCGCGAGCTTGTCGCCGGGCGGGTTATCGAGCCGGGCGAGCGAGACATGCGGCACGAATCGCCGGCGCTCGGCGGCGAAGCCGGCGCGCTGTAACGCGGTCTCGATCTTGGTCTGGAGATGGTCGAGGGCAGGATTGCGCTCGACCCCGGCCCAAAGCGCCGCCGGCTTGCCAGCCTTCTCGAAGGTGCCAACCCCGGCGAGCGTGAGCGAAAAGCCGCGGGCGCGGAGCGACGAGAGCGCAAGATCGGCGTCCTCGGCGCGGTGGCCGGGTGTTTCGCCGATGAAGCGGAGCGTCAGATGATAATTCTCGGCGCTGATCCAGCGCGCCCCCGGCAAGCCACCGGCGAGCAGCGCCAGCCGTTCGCGGAGCGGCCAGGGCAGATCAAGCGCAACAAAAAGCCGGATCACGGCGTCGCCTTCCCCTTTTTCACCGCAGCCACCAGCCGCGCAGCATAGGGCAACACCGCCGCGACCACCCGTTTTTCTCCCGCAGCGTTGGGGTGCAAATGGTCGGCCTGGATCAGGGAGGGATCGCCCGCGACGCCTTCGAGAAAAAACGGCTCGAAAATCACCCCCGGGCGCCTGCCGAGCCGCTCGAACACCGCCCGAAACCGCGCCCCGTAGTCAGCCCCCATGTTCGGCGGCGCATACATCCCACAAAGCAGCACCGGGATATGGCGCGCCGCTAGGCGGTCGAGAATCGCGGCGAGATTGGCCTCCATCACCGCCGGCGCGGTCCCGCGCAGCCCGTCATTGGCGCCGAGTTCGAGGATTGCCGCCTCGGGCGCTGATCCTGGATCGTCGCCGAGCAGCCAATCGAGCCGCGCCCGCCCGCCGGCACTGGTATCGCCAGAGACCGCGCCATCCTCTAGTGTGACCGAGAGCCCCTGCGCCCGCAAGCCCGCCGCGAGGAGCGCCTGAAACCCCTCTTCCGGCGCGAGACCATAGCCGGCGGCAAGCGAATCGCCGAGCACCAGGACACGGAGCGGGGTTTGCTGCGGCGCCGCGGCGAGCAAGACGAGCGTTGCCAGCAGGGCGGACAGGCGCCGCGCCGCCCTCGCGCCCTCGCGTTTGGCGCGGTCAATGCCATATGCTGCCGTCATGGACGATCTCAGAGATATCCCGAGCCCTCTCGCCGCCGCATCCGATCTCGCGCCGCTCATCCGCGCTCGTGGTCTGACGCTTACGGTGCCCGCCGCCGCCGGACCCGTCAACATCCTCCATGGCATCGATCTCGACATCGCGTCGGGGGAAACCGTCGCGCTGCTCGGCCCCTCGGGTTCGGGCAAGACCAGCCTGCTGATGCTGCTTGCCGGGCTCGAGCGCCCAAGCGCCGGCACCATCACGCTCGCCGGGCATGACCTCACCCGGCTTGGCGAAGACGCGCTGGCGCGTCTCCGGCGCGAGCATGTCGGCATCGTTTTTCAGGCCTTCCACCTGATCCCGACGATGACCGCGCTCGAGAATGTCGCGATGCCGCTCGAACTCGCCGGCCGCGCCGACGCCCGGGCGCGGGCGCGCGCTTGCCTCGCGGCGGTCGGGCTTGGCCATCGCCTCACGCATCTTCCGGGCCAGCTCTCCGGCGGCGAACAGCAGCGCGTCGCCATCGCCCGCGCCTTCAGCGCCGCGCCGCGCGTGATCCTCGCCGACGAGCCGACCGGCAATCTCGACCAGGCGACCGGCCGGGAAATCATTTCGCTACTGTTTGCCGAGCAACAAGCGCACGCGACCACGCTCCTGCTCGTCACCCATGATCCCGCGCTGGCTGCGCGCTGCGGGCGCCGGTTGCATCTCGCCGATGGCCGCCTTGTCGCCTGAGCGGGCGCCGGAAACATCATGACACTGGCTCTGCGGCTGGCGTTCCGAGAGTTGCGGCGTGGCGGCGGGCGGGGCTGGTGGCTGATGCTCGCCTGCCTTGCTCTCGGCGTCGGCGCGATCGCCGCGGTCGGCGCCGTCAGGGCTGGGGTCGCGGCCGGGCTTGCCGCTGACGGGCGGCGAATTCTCGGCGGCGATATCGAGGTCGCGGCCGGGGCAGAGCCGGTCCCGGCCGAGGTCGCGGACTGGCTTCGCGCCCGCGGCGCGACGCTTTCCGAAGTGGTGCGGCTCCGCTCGCTGCTCGTCGCGCCGAGCGGGGCGCGGGCGCTGGTCGAGCTCAAGGCGGTGGATGGCGCCTGGCCGCTGGTGGGTGCCGCGACGCTTGCCCCGCCGCAGCCGCTCGCTGACGCGCTTGCGCCGCGCGATGGCCGCTTCGGGCTTTTGGTCGAGCCCGCGGTGCTCGACCGGCTCGGCGTTGCGGTTGGGGCGCGGCTCAAGCTTGGCGAGGCGGAATTCGACCTGCGCGGCGTTCTGGTGGATGAGCCAGACCGGGTGGGAAGCAGCGGCCTCTTTGGCCCAAGGGTGCTGATTTCAACCGCGGCGCTCGCCGCAACCGGGCTGATCCAGCCGGGCAGCCTCGATGACCACGCGCTTCGTGCAACCTTGCCGGCAGCGCCGGCGGGGCTCGCCGCCGAACTTCGCGCGCGCTTCGCAGCCCTCGGGCTCCGCATTCGCGACGCCGGCGACGCGGCACCCGAGCTGGCGCGATTCCTTGATCGTATCGCGCTCTTTCTCGCGCTCGCTGGCCTCACGACGCTGCTGATGGGGGGAATTGGGGTGGCCAACGGGGTGCGCGCGTGGATCGAGGCACGTGCCCGCAGCGTCGCCATTCTGCGCTGCCTCGGCGCGTCCAACCGGCTGATTTTCGCCGTCTCGGCGACCGAGATCGCGGCGTTGGCGCTTGCAGGCATCCTCGCCGGGCTTGCGATCGGGGCGGTGGCGCCATTCGCGCTCGCCGGGGTCGTGCGGGCCGCGCTTGGGGTTGCGATGCCGGGCGGGATCCGCTTCGGCCCGCTCGCACTCGCCGGGCTTTACGGCACCCTAACCGCGGCGGCGTTCGCGCTCTGGCCGCTGGCGCGTGGCTTGAAAATTCCCGGGGCAGCGCTGTTTCGTGATGATGTGCTGCCGGCCACGGTTTGGCCGGGGGCGCGGGTCGCGGCGGCGACCGCCGGGTTGGGGCTCGCGCTCGCCGGGCTCACTCTGGCCGCGACCGCTGATCGGCGTCTTGCGCTCTGGTTCTGCCTCGCCGTGCCGGGGGCGTTTTTGCTGCTCCGCGCCGGCGCCGTCGCGCTCATGCGTCTCGCCCGGCTCGGGCGGTTTGCCGCCTCGCCGGCGCTTCGCCTCGGCCTTGCCAATCTCTATCGCCCCGGCGCCGCGAGCCCGGTCATTCTGCTCTCGCTCGGGCTCGGGCTTTCGACATTGGCGACGGTCGCGCTGATCGCCGCCAATCTTCGCCGCGACATCGTCGCCGAGATGCCGGCGCATGCGCCCTCGCTCTTTTTCATCGATATCCAGCCCGACCAGCGTGCCCGCTTCCATGCCATCATCCAGGCCGAGCTACCTTCCGGCGCGGTGGAAGAAGTGCCCAATCTCCGTGCCCGCATCGTCGCGATCGGTGGGGTTCCGGTCTCGAAGATCACGCCGCGGCCGGATGTCGCCTGGGTGCTGCGCGGCGATCGCGGTCTCACCTATGCCGCCGCCGCGCCGGCGAAAACCCGGCTGGTCGCTGGGCCATGGTGGCCGGCCGATTATGCCGGGCCGCCGCTGCTCTCCTTCGACGCCGATATCGCCGCCGGGCTCGGCCTTCATCTCGGCGATAGCGTGACGCTGAGCGTGCTCGGCCGGCAAATCGATTTCCGTGTCGCCAATCTCCGCGCCATCGATTGGTCTTCGCTCGACCTCAATTTCGTGATGGTGGCGAGCCCAGCCCCCCTCACCCACGCGCCGCACAGCTTCATCGCCGCCCTGCATGCGCCGCCGGCGAGCGAAGGGCGATTGCTCCGCGCCGTCACCGACGCGCTGCCCAACGTCACCGGCATTCCCCTCGCCGAGGTGCTGCGGAGCGTCGCCGCCCTGCTCGCGCGGATCGATGCCGCGCTACTCGCGACCGGCGGGCTCACGCTGATCACCGGCGCCCTGGTGCTCGCCGGCGCCATCGCCGCGGGGCAGCGCCGCCGGCGGCAGGAGGCGGTGATCCTGAAGGTGCTCGGCGCCAGTCAGGCACAGATTATCGTTGCCTGGCTCGCCGAATTCGGCAGCCTCGGTCTCGCCGCCGGCGTGATCGCCGCTGTCATCGGCACCGGCGCGAGCTATGGCGTGCTGCGCTTCATTCTCGATGTCGATTTCGTGTTCCTGCCGGGCGCATTAGCCTTGCCGTTGTTCGGGGCGGTGGGGTTGATCCTGCTGCTCGGCGCGAGCGCGCTGGCAGCGGCGCTCGGCGGCCGGCCGGGACCATTTTTGCGCAATGATTAGATATCGTTGCGATTGATGTGGATGAAGGCGAGCCCTGCCCGCCATCGCGCCAACCTGGGAAATGCCTCGTATTCTGTTGAAACCCGCTTGGCGGCCATTGCCTGGTAGAGGTTTCGCGGCGACAGCATTCGAGGCAAGATTTGTATCGCTGGCGTTCTGGCCCTGCAATTCAGCCGCTCGCGCAGCCCCGCATTTTATGCGTTTTTGATGCGGGCCGATGGAAAGCCATATCGCTTTTTGACGCCCTTCCCCGCGACACTAGCCCACGCGAGAAACCAACCTGAGGAGGGCCGCGTGTTGGATATCGTCTTCATTGTGCTCGGCGTCGGCGGCATCTTGCTGATGGTTGCCTACGCCGAATTTTGTGCGCGGATCTGAGCGATGCTCGATCTCATTCTCGGCGGCGCGGTCGCGTTCGCTTTGTTCATCTATCTGCTCTGGGCGCTGATCCGACCCGAAGATCTGATCTGAGGAGCGTTTTCCATGACCTTCAGCGGATGGGCAGAGATTCTGCTCGTGCTCGCTCTCATTGTGCTCGCGGCCTGGCCGGTCGGGCTTTATATCGCCCGCATCGCCGACGGCGAGCGGTGTTTTCTCCACCCCATTCTCGGGCCCTTGGAGCGCGGATTTTATGCGCTGGCCGGGGTCGATCCGACGCGCGGCATGAGTTGGCAGGGCTACACAATCGCGCTCCTGCTCCTCAACGCGCTCCATTTTCTGATGCTGTATGCGATATTGCGGCTGCAATTCTATCTGCCGCTCAATCCCGATCATCTCCTCGGCATGTCGCCGCGGCTTGCCTTCAACACCGCGATGAGCTTCGTCACCAACACCAACTGGCAGGCCTATAGCGGCGAGACGACGCTCTCGCCCGGCAGCCAGATGTGGGGGCTGACGTCGCATATGTTCGTCTCGGCGGCGACCGGCATCGCCGCCGCGCTCGCGATCTCGCGCGCCTTCGGGCAAGGCGGGATGAAAACGCTCGGCAATTTCTGGGCCGATCTCACGCGCCTCGTGCTCTATCTCCTGCTGCCGATCGCGGTCGTCGGGACGATCATACTGGTCGCGCTCGGCGTGCCGCAGACACTCGCAACCCATGCCGACGCGACGACGCTGGAAGGCGTAAAACAAACCATTTCGATGGGCCCGGTTGCGTTCATGGAGGTGATCAAAAATCTCGGCACCAATGGCGGCGGTTATTTCAACGCCAATGGCAGTCATCCGTTCGAGGGTCCCAATGCCTGGGCGACGATGTTCGAAGCCTGGCTGGTGTTCCTGATCCCGATTGCGCTCACCTTCACGTTCGGGCGCATCGTCAAGGATGCGCGCCAGGGGTATGCGCTGCTCGCGGTGATCGGCATTTTCGTCATCGCCGCCATCGCCGTCGCCTATCATGCCGAGGCGCAAGGCAATCCGCTGCTGACGGCGCTCGGCGTCGATCCCGCGCAAGGCAACATGGAGGGGAAGGAACTCCGCTTCGGCATCCCGCTCTCCGCCCTTTTCAACGTCATCACCACCGCGACCTCGTGCGGCGCGGTGAACGCGATGCTGGATAGCTATATGCCGCTCGGCGGCATGACGTCGATGTTCCTGATCCAGCTTGGCGAGATCGTGCCCGGCGGCGTCGGCTCCGGGCTTTACGGCCTGCTTATCTTTGCCCTCATCGCGGTGTTCGTCGCCGGGCTCATGGTCGGACGGACACCGGAATATCTCGGCAAGAAAATCCAGGCGAAGGAGGTGAAGCTTGCGATGCTCGCGGTGCTGATCCTGCCGGTCTCGATCCTCGGCTTCGCCGCGCTCTCGCTGGTCATGCCGGAGGCCACCGCTTCCCTCGGCAATGCCGGGCCGCACGGGCTTTCCGAGATGCTTTATGCCTTCACCTCGGCGACCGGCAATAACGGCAGCGCCTTCGCTGGCCTCAGCGCCGATACACCCTGGCTCGACACCACGCTCGGCATTGCCATGCTGCTCGGTCGCTTCGCTTTTCTCGTCCCCGTCATGGCAATCGCGGGCTCGCTTGCGGCAAAGATCAAGGTGCCGGCCTCAACCGGCACATTTCCGACCCACGGGCCGCTTTTCGTCGGTCTGCTCTGCGGCGTCATCGTGATCATGGGTGGGCTGCAGTTCATGCCGGCGCTCTCGCTTGGCCCGCTGGCTGAGCATTTCGCCATGCTCGCCGGCAAGACATTCTAAGGAGAACGCTCATGGCATCGCATGCCAAATCCGCGAGCCCGGCGCTATTCGACGGCTCCCTTCTCTCTCGCGCCGCCGGAGATGCGTTCCGCAAACTCAATCCCGCGCAGCTGATCCGCAATCCGGTGATTTTCGTGACCGAGGTGATCTCGATCCTCGTGACCATACTTGGTCTGCGCAATCTCGCGACCGGCGCGCCTTCGGGCTTTGCCATCGCGATTGCTTTTTTCCTGTGGCTGACAGTATTGTTCGCAACCTTCGCCGAAGCGGTCGCGGAAGGACGCGGGCGGGCGCGGGCTGAGAGTTTGCGGCGCGCACGCACCGAGACGCTGGCCAAACGTCTCGTCAATCCCGCCGACCGCGCCATCTTCCAGCCGGTCGCGGCGAGCGAATTGGCCGTCGGCGACCATGTGTTGGTCGAAGCTGGTGATCTCATCCCATCCGACGGCGACGTCGTCGAGGGGATGGCGAGCGTCAACGAAAGCGCCGTCACGGGCGAGTCGGCACCGGTGATCCGCGAATCGGGCGGCGATCGCAGCGCCGTCACTGGGGGCACGGAGATCGTCTCAGACTGGCTCGTCGTGCGCATCACCGCAGCCCCCGGCTCGACCTTTCTCGACCGCATGATCCGCCTCGTCGAAGGGGCGGAGCGGCGCAAGACGCCAAACGAGATCGCGCTCGATATTCTGCTCGCCGGCCTCACGCTGATCTTTCTCATCGCCGTCGTGACCCTGGTCGGTTTCGCGCGCTATTCCGGCACTGTGCTCGGCGTTCCGGTGCTCGCGGCTCTTCTCGTCTGCCTGATCCCGACGACGATCGGCGGGTTGTTGTCCGCGATCGGCATCGCCGGGATGGATCGGCTGGTGCGCTTTAACGTGCTCGCGACCTCGGGCCGCGCGGTGGAAGCGGCGGGTGACGTCGATACCCTGCTCCTCGATAAAACCGGCACCATCACGCTCGGCAACCGCATGGCGAGCGCCTTCATCCCCGCCCCCGGCGTGAGCGAGCGCGAGCTCGCGCGTGCGATCGCGCTCGCAACCCTCGGTGACGAAACGCCGGAGGGACGCTCGATCCTCGCCTTCGCGCGCGACCGCTTTAGTATCGCGCCCGAGCGGCCGGAGGGCGCGGTCGTGGTACCATTCACCGCCCAGACCCGGCTTTCCGGCCTCGACCATGATGGTCATGCCTTTCGCAAGGGTGCCGTCGACTCGGTGCTTGCTTGGCTCAAGATGGAGAAGGCGCCGGCGGAATTCACCGCCGCCATCGAGCGGATCGCGCGCGCTGGCGGAACGCCGCTCGCGGTTGCGCAAGATGGGCGGTTGATGGGGGCGATCGAACTCAAAGACATCGTCAAACCCGGGATCCGCGAGCGTTTCGCCGCGTTGCGCCGCATGGGCATTCGCACCGTGATGGTAACCGGCGACAACCGCATCACCGCCGCCGCCATCGCGACCGAAGCCGGCGTTGATGATTTCATCGCCGAGGCAACGCCGCAGGACAAGCTCGCCTATATCCGCAAAACCCAGGAGGATGGCCGTCTCGTCGCGATGGCCGGCGACGGCACCAATGATGCGCCGGCGCTCGCGCAAGCCGATGTCGGGGTTGCCATGCAGACCGGCACCCAGGCCGCGCGCGAGGCCGGCAATATGGTCGATCTCGACAGCGACCCGACCAAGCTGATCGAGATCGTCGAAATCGGCAAGCAATTGCTGATCACCCGCGGCTCGCTCACGACGTTTTCGATCGCCAACGACATCTCGAAATATTTCGCGATTCTGCCGGCGATTTTTATCACCGCCTATCCTGAACTCGGGGCGCTGAACGTGATGCATCTCGCCTCGCCGCAATCGGCCATTCTCTCGGCGGTGATCTTCAACGCGCTGATCATCGTCGCCCTGGTGCCGCTGGCGCTGCGTGGCGTCAGCTTCCGCCCGATCGGCGCCTCGGCGCTGTTGCGGCGCAACCTCTTGATTTATGGCCTGGGCGGCATCGTCGCGCCGTTCATCGGCATCAAGCTGATCGATATGCTGCTCGCCCTCGCCGGGCTCGCCTGAAGGAGACCACGCATGATCCGCGAATTCCGCCCTGCGCTCATTCTCGTCGTGCTGCTCACCGTGCTCACCGGTCTTGCCGCGCCGCTCGCAATGACCGGCCTCCTCGGCCTTGCCTTTCCCTTTCAGGCGGGCGGCAGCCTGCTTGAGGATCATGGCAAGATCATCGGCTCGGCATTGATCGGGCAGAATTTTACCACCCCGGGCTATTTCCACCCGCGCCTCTCGGCGACCACCGAGCCCGATCCCAAGGACGCGAGCAAGACCATCCCGGTGCCTTACGCCGCCGATAATTCCAACGCCTCCAACCTCGCGCCGACGGCGAAGGCGCTGATCGATCGCGTCAAGGGCGATCTCGCCGCGGCCGGCCCGGCGCCGGTGCCGGCGGACGCCGTCACCAGCTCGGCTTCCGGCCTCGATCCCGACATCTCACCGGAAAATGCGCGCCGGCAGATTGCCCGCGTCGCGCGCGCCCGCCATCTCCCCGAGGCGCGTATCGCCGATCTCGTTGCCGCCCATACCGAGAAGCCGTTCCTCGGCTTCATCGGCGAGGCGCGGGTGAATGTGCTCGCGCTCAACCGCGCTCTCGATCAGCTGTCGGCGCCGTAATTTCCCGCTATACTCGGCCGCATGCCGCGCCCGCCCGACGATGATCGCCGCCCCGATCCCGACGCTCTGGCGCTGGCCGCGACGCGCGAAGGCAAGGGGCGGCTCAAGGTTTTTCTTGGCATGGCCCCCGGGGTCGGCAAGACCTGGGAGATGCTGGCCGCAGCGCGGCGCAAGCGCGAGGACGGCGTTGACGTTGTCGCTGGGCTGATCGAAACCCACGGACGCCGCGAGACCATCGCGCAGATTAGCGATCTCCCGGTGTTGCCGCGCCGAAAACTCACCTATCGCGGGCGCGAGATCGAGGAATTCGACCTCGATGGCGCGCTCGCCCGCCGCCCGCAATTGCTCCTGCTCGACGAACTCGCCCACACCAACGTCCCCGGCAGCCGTCATGCCAAACGCTGGGAAGACGCGATCGAATTGCTGGACGCCGGGATCGATGTCTGGTCGACCCTCAACATCCAGCATCTCGAGAGCTTGAACGATGCCATCGCCCGCATCACCGGCGTGCGCGTCGCCGAGACCATCCCCGACCGCGTGCTCTCGCTCGCCGCCGACATCGAGGTGATCGATCTCCCGCCGGCGGAGCTGCGGGCGCGGCTTGTCGAGGGGAGGGTCTATCCGCCGGAGACGGCGCAACGGGCGCTCGGCGGGTTTTTTCGCGAAGGCAATCTCGCCGCCTTGCGCGAAATGGCGCTGCGGCGGGCGGCGGAGCATGTCGATGCCGATATCGCGAGCTATATGCGCGCCAAAGCGATCGCCGGGCCGTGGCCGGCGAGCGAGCGGGTCATGGCGTTGCTCGGCGGCGACACTGTCGATGCCGAGGCGGTGGTGCGGCACGCGGCGCGATTGGCGGCAGCGCTGCGGGCGCCGTGGCTTGCCGTGCATGTCGAGCAGCCAGGCAAAATCGTCGATCTCAGCGCCGCGTTTTCGCTCGCGATCCAGCTCGGCGCCGAAACCGAAACGCTGACCGGCGGCGATATTTTTCGCCAGACACTCGCGGAAGCCGAGCGGCGCAATGTCACGCAAATCGTGCTCGGCCGCGGCCGCCCCGGATGGTGGCGGCGGCTTGCCCGGCGCGGGCTCGCGGAGGCGCTGGCGCGGCGGGCGGACGCCTTCGCCGTCCATATCACGCCGCGCCCGATCGGCACAGCGAAGCCCGTCCGCCGGCCGCGCCCGCCGCTAGGCGTCTGGCCCTGGCTCGCCAGCGCGGCGCTGGTCGCGCTCGTCACCGTGATCGGCGAAGTGGTGCGCACCATCCCGGAAGAGGCGATGGGGATGCTGTTTCTCGCCGCCGTCGTCGTCGCGGCCAGCCTCCATGGTTTGCGCGTCGCCCTGTTTGCCGCCGTGCTCGGTTTTCTCTCGTGGAATTTTTTCTTCATCCCGCCGCTTTATGTCCTCACCATCAGCGACACCAAGGACGTCATCGCGATCTTCGTCTTTCTCGGCGTCGCCGTGATCACCGGCGCGATGGCGAGCCGGGTGCGCAGTGAAGCGCGAACGGCACAGGCGCGGATCGAGAGTCTCCGCCGCATCGCCGGCTTCAGCCGCGCGCTCGGGGCGGCGCGAACCGAGCCCGAATTGCTC
This portion of the Acidibrevibacterium fodinaquatile genome encodes:
- a CDS encoding DUF2125 domain-containing protein, which gives rise to MKRALRWLFGVVLLGLLALLGADYLVWRWAGGMITASYDGWRTARQAEGWAVESGPVHLTGWPFAARLVVPDFALKGGGAALPGGVALTLPELDLAVALTAPGDLLITPRGTARATLGLLPPLAITAETAALHTSLTATDAVSPLAGEMRRVTVRPDQTPKDVASGLVLTIDRVDFLLSTTAEPAALTLHGQAGGIDLPAAIAWPFGAHIGRAALDASLAPLPPAAGRDFAATKAAWRADHGTFRLAATLTDWGGTTMSGEAKLDLDDTLAPEGVGFLHLIDPDAAVASLARQGVIADASAQALGAVLHLLAHPAAEGGKPEVDLPLSLAAGVVSAGGIPLFRVTDVGVSTP
- a CDS encoding uracil-DNA glycosylase family protein; the protein is MAETPTIDPLTALAAEARACVRCAAELPLGPRPVFRVSATARLLIIGQAPGTKVHDSGVPFTDASGRRLRAWLGIDEAVFYDTARVAILPVGLCYPGRLARGGDAPPRPGCASLWHPRFRPLMPGIALTLLVGGYAQDFVLGRGRMGERVADFRRYLPHYLPLPHPSWRTTAWERANPWFGAELLPALRRHIARLLV
- the thpR gene encoding RNA 2',3'-cyclic phosphodiesterase; protein product: MIRLFVALDLPWPLRERLALLAGGLPGARWISAENYHLTLRFIGETPGHRAEDADLALSSLRARGFSLTLAGVGTFEKAGKPAALWAGVERNPALDHLQTKIETALQRAGFAAERRRFVPHVSLARLDNPPGDKLAAFLQAHNLFRAPPVPVEHFTLFSSRLGKEQAVYTAEVDYALG
- a CDS encoding arylesterase → MTAAYGIDRAKREGARAARRLSALLATLVLLAAAPQQTPLRVLVLGDSLAAGYGLAPEEGFQALLAAGLRAQGLSVTLEDGAVSGDTSAGGRARLDWLLGDDPGSAPEAAILELGANDGLRGTAPAVMEANLAAILDRLAARHIPVLLCGMYAPPNMGADYGARFRAVFERLGRRPGVIFEPFFLEGVAGDPSLIQADHLHPNAAGEKRVVAAVLPYAARLVAAVKKGKATP
- a CDS encoding ABC transporter ATP-binding protein encodes the protein MDDLRDIPSPLAAASDLAPLIRARGLTLTVPAAAGPVNILHGIDLDIASGETVALLGPSGSGKTSLLMLLAGLERPSAGTITLAGHDLTRLGEDALARLRREHVGIVFQAFHLIPTMTALENVAMPLELAGRADARARARACLAAVGLGHRLTHLPGQLSGGEQQRVAIARAFSAAPRVILADEPTGNLDQATGREIISLLFAEQQAHATTLLLVTHDPALAARCGRRLHLADGRLVA
- a CDS encoding ABC transporter permease, with protein sequence MTLALRLAFRELRRGGGRGWWLMLACLALGVGAIAAVGAVRAGVAAGLAADGRRILGGDIEVAAGAEPVPAEVADWLRARGATLSEVVRLRSLLVAPSGARALVELKAVDGAWPLVGAATLAPPQPLADALAPRDGRFGLLVEPAVLDRLGVAVGARLKLGEAEFDLRGVLVDEPDRVGSSGLFGPRVLISTAALAATGLIQPGSLDDHALRATLPAAPAGLAAELRARFAALGLRIRDAGDAAPELARFLDRIALFLALAGLTTLLMGGIGVANGVRAWIEARARSVAILRCLGASNRLIFAVSATEIAALALAGILAGLAIGAVAPFALAGVVRAALGVAMPGGIRFGPLALAGLYGTLTAAAFALWPLARGLKIPGAALFRDDVLPATVWPGARVAAATAGLGLALAGLTLAATADRRLALWFCLAVPGAFLLLRAGAVALMRLARLGRFAASPALRLGLANLYRPGAASPVILLSLGLGLSTLATVALIAANLRRDIVAEMPAHAPSLFFIDIQPDQRARFHAIIQAELPSGAVEEVPNLRARIVAIGGVPVSKITPRPDVAWVLRGDRGLTYAAAAPAKTRLVAGPWWPADYAGPPLLSFDADIAAGLGLHLGDSVTLSVLGRQIDFRVANLRAIDWSSLDLNFVMVASPAPLTHAPHSFIAALHAPPASEGRLLRAVTDALPNVTGIPLAEVLRSVAALLARIDAALLATGGLTLITGALVLAGAIAAGQRRRRQEAVILKVLGASQAQIIVAWLAEFGSLGLAAGVIAAVIGTGASYGVLRFILDVDFVFLPGALALPLFGAVGLILLLGASALAAALGGRPGPFLRND
- the kdpF gene encoding K(+)-transporting ATPase subunit F gives rise to the protein MLDLILGGAVAFALFIYLLWALIRPEDLI